In Castanea sativa cultivar Marrone di Chiusa Pesio chromosome 6, ASM4071231v1, a single window of DNA contains:
- the LOC142641615 gene encoding kiwellin-1-like: MKNQICTGVSVLFFLLLVTKWSIVEAQTCQPCGKIRGIKAPPGQCNKENDSDCCVQGKLYMICKCSPQVSGHTKVKLTINNIEKGGDGGGPFECDNQYHSDDTPVVALSTGWFNNKQRCLNYITIYGNGRSVQAKVVDECDSIMGCDADHDYQPPCPNNIVDASKAV, from the coding sequence aTGAAGAATCAAATTTGTACTGGTGTCTCTGTTCTCTTCTTTCTACTTCTTGTTACAAAATGGTCAATCGTTGAAGCTCAAACTTGCCAGCCTTGTGGCAAGATAAGGGGGATAAAGGCTCCTCCAGGACAATGTAACAAAGAGAATGACTCTGATTGTTGCGTGCAGGGCAAGCTTTACATGATTTGCAAGTGTTCACCACAAGTGTCCGGCCATACAAAGGTGAAGCTAACCATCAACAACATTGAGAAAGGTGGGGATGGTGGTGGACCATTTGAATGTGACAATCAGTACCACTCAGACGACACACCTGTGGTGGCACTGTCAACAGGGTGGTTCAACAATAAGCAGAGATGTTTAAACTATATTACCATCTATGGCAATGGAAGGAGTGTTCAGGCCAAGGTGGTTGATGAGTGTGACTCCATTATGGGGTGTGATGCTGACCATGATTACCAACCTCCATGTCCTAACAATATTGTTGATGCCTCTAAAGCTGTGTAG